CAAGTGGGCCCACATTAACAAGACTCAGTTGTATTTGATTTGTACCCTATCTTTTTTTTGAATGACAAATTTTTTTATTCTCTGTTGTCTGTGTAACTTGAacccaagaccccccccccccttcccaAAGTGTTTAAAGGTTTTGCCTTTGCCAATAGACCACCATCCCATTGGTATTTTGTACCTTATTTTATTTAAAAGATCAAATCATATAGATATTCAATAAAAGCGAGGTTATCATTAATTCTTGCATTAATTGGCCATAACCCAAAATATATTCATCAATTTCTTTCAACCAACTGAGATATGGTTAACTTCCCTATTTAACAACTGACATGATCATTGTATGTAAAGTAGCTTACTTATCAGCATTCTAGGGAAAAAAAACACCTCAACATTATTCTTGATTTTTTTTAGTTCGGTTTTgttattaaaaaacaaacaaactacaagAAAGTAAGAAAGCACGCATGCAGAATACAATAAAATACAACTATGAAAACTAATTCTTGTCTTGAGATATCTTCTATCATTTCTATTCTTGTATTGTTTTCCTTGTTGTTTTCACCAATTTTCTCCTCAATGAATTTCCGAGAAGAGAATGAAACTACCATGGCGGGTAACAAGTCGAAGAATATGAAGTTGATTAATGATCATCTTAGAAAGATCAACAAGCCTTTTGTTAAGTCAATTAAGGTACCCTTACGCTCTATGTATTTGGTGAATTGATAATTTAGAATGCTTGTTTAGTAGTTAACATCTTTATTAGTAACTctatatttttaattatattaattatttatttttgctGAATCAGAGTCCAGATGGTGATATAATAGACTGCGTTTTGTTTCATCTCCAGCCCGCTTTTGATCTTCCTgaattaaaaaacaaaatatcAGTGATGGTAAGTAATACGATGAGAATTTATACATTATTGAATATATGTATTTTGTAATAATTGTTTTGAGAGGTATCTTCTATAcaaaatttaattatattatattacctTTATAACATTTTTACTTCAGGTATTTACAAAACTTACACCTCTAGCGTTAAATCTGAGATTATTGTACTTGATTAATTAGACCTCAAGTGATTCcttatttatttgtttgtttttagttatataattattgatcTGGTATATGAAACTAACTTAATTTGTTATACTTGTTTGAGAACATATCATAACAAACAGGTTCAACCAGAGTTACCAAAAGAAGATTATCATAAAACGGGTACTAACCCGGAAATCAAACAATTATGGAGTTTAAAGGGTGAATCATGCCCAAATGGAACCATTCCAATTAAAAGAACAAGTGCTGGAGACATTTTGAAAACCAATTCAATTCCTAAGTTTGGGAAGAAATATAGTAGAAAGGACACCCAACCTACCCCTGGCCATGAGGTATCTAATCTTTTATTCTATACTAAAACAATTATTGTACTCCAAGAATACTAAACGGTTTTTAAGTTCTAATAATAGCATGTGAGTGTTCAATGTAGGGTGATAATCATGTTGGGTTGGTGGGTTAAAAGATATCAACTTTGACATAAAATACGTATTTATTCATGTTAAACATATTAACCTTATAATCGGACATACTTACTCCCATGTAACCCAAATGCATAACTTGTTTTTTAAACATGCCAAGTGGGTTGGCGAGTTGTATATACATAGTATTATTCAAGTTTAAGTGGGTTTAATGGGTCGTGAATGGGTTGATGGTTATACTAAGTTGTAGCCAGCTCAGACATATTGTAAATGGGTTGATCAGTTGAGCCTATAAAATATAAAGTTGTCATTATCTCTAAATTTTTAAGTTTAAACGAGTTGATGGACCGACTCACTCGATTACAACTCAACCTAAAAATGACTTGTTTAACGATATATATCGATCAACCCGTTTAAACTCAGCACAACCTAGTTATTTCAGTGTTATGTCAGGAATCATCCATGCTATTTActttaaattaaatattaaaattaaGTTAATAttgattttttatcttttttataCTAGAATACGGCCATAATATTGTGTGTTGTAGCATTCAATTGGATATGTAAGGGAAGGAGAGTTCTACGGAGCAAAGGCGATTCTAAACGTGTGGAAACCAAATGTTACTGGACTTGATTTTAGCCTTTCACAAATTTGGGTCGTGGCTGACGTTCCAACTCGTCCCGTTAACACTATTGAAGTTGGTTGGCATGTAAGTTTCTTGCTCGTTCTCTTtctaatttatttattttggATTAATTTAATATCTACCTTTACAAACTTGAAAATTTTCATATATACCcaacaaaaactaaaaatacCATATATgccttacaaaaaaaaaaaattaaaatatcacATATCTCCAGTTTATCAAAAACAATCTAATAAATAAtcattttacccttatttttttaCTTCAAATTTTCATATATGCTCATCCTTCAACTTCATATTTTTATACAACATAATTTAAgcttaaattttgtttttacccatttttgtttttttttttcataaactaTATTATTCTTCATATATCATATTTAAGCAAAATAAATTAAGCTAAAAATGAGTAAATACAATATTTGAGGTTAAAAGTCATATATGAGAATTTGGATACATGAAATTTTAAAAGGGTTATatgatatttataatttataaggGTACATATATAGGggaattggtctgtaataatcccatctagaccttattggccattaataatcctacctcagaatattccccccatcagtttcacctttcacctatttttcctacaatgatccctcgttaaaaaaaacttaacggagttaagcttttttccaaattacaaacatattttttagggcttttgatcagaacgatgatgatacgagtccattgatgtaaaacttatttcgaaatggtgctccaagtgacttgattttggttaattggaaatttaaacacccgaattgaagcgtcattttcatcgtttggagcatgtttcgaggcaagttttacatcaatatactcgtatcatcgttctaatcaaaagtcctaaaaaacatgtttgtaatttgaaaaaagcttaactccgttaagtttttttaacgagggaccattgtaggaaaaataggtgaaaggtgggaccgGTGGGGGGAATagtctgaggtgggattattaatggccaataaggtgtaggtgggattattacaggccaatttccctatatatatatatatatatatatatatatatatatatatatatatatatatatatatatatatgatattttgcAAGTTTGTATAGGTATATATGAAATTGCCCTAATTTAGGATTATTATTCTGTTATTTATGAAATTGCcccatttatttattattcagtTATTTTTTGTTATAATGTGAATTTGGATACAAAGTATTTGTTCATAAGTTCTCTTTCTTAATTATTGTTTATACATTTATTATTcagttattttttatttaatattttgttATCTATGAAATTGacccatttatttattatttagttaCTTTTTGTTTTAATGTGAATTTGGATACAAAGTATTTATTCAGAAGTTCTCTTTCTTATTTATTATGTATACATTTATTAATCAGTTATTTTTGTTTATTATGAATTCGGATACAAAGTATTTAGTCAGAAATATGTTATGTTTTATTGATTTCGTTTATTTTTTCGAAAGTAATTACACTTCTCTCTCATCACGTTGCAATATCAATTTCCCCAGCAATTTTAAGTATAAAATTGCAACAATGTAATTGTAATTATATTACAATAAGTATGCGTATGTGAATGTATGAATGTGTTTTAATATATTTAATTTGTTATGGCAGGTGTATCCAAGTGCAAACAGTGATAATCTCCCAAGACTTTTTGCTTTGTGGACTGTATGTGTGAAATATTATTTGTTCTATGAAATTTAATTCCTTATATTTTGGGTTATTTCAAGAAAAACAAAACTTTTTGAACAGTTGGTCCTTATATTTTGAATTAATAAAAACTACAGCCCGATGGATATCGGTCAGGCTGCTACAACATGTTATGTCCAGGGTTCGTCCAAACTAATTCAAAGGTGTGTCTTGGAGCTTCTATAAAACCAATATCAACATACAACGGTAAACAATACGAAATCGCGTTATTGGTATGGAAGgtaattttttaataaaatataaccTAGTTTTGTAATCATATTGAGTGTTGTGATTTATGTATAATGTCGGGTTTTGTAGGACCCGAATAGCAAGGACTGGTGGTTGAGAGTGGGAACGGAAGTGATTGGGTTCTGGCCAGCAGAGTTATTCACAGATCTTCATGACCGCGCAAACAGAATAGATTATGGTGGAGAAGTGTATTCTGCTACATACTCGGGTACCCACACATCGACTCAAATGGGTAGTGGCCACTTCCAAGATGAAGGTTATAAGAAAGCAGCGTTTGCTAGGAACTTGGAAATGGTTGATCAAGATAATTATTTGCGTGAAGTTTCTAATCTAAATATATTTGTAGAGAAACCCAATTGTTATGGCATTAATAATGGGCATAGTGATGCTTGGGGTAACTATATATTTTTTGGAGGACCTGGATATAATCCAAATTGTCTCTAAGAATATATATATGTTGAATATCATTCCTTTCTTGCAGAATAATTAAAAATGACGATTGGTTCAATTATGTATTTATGTGTGTTGCATATGATTATGTGATATAAAATTGTTCAACTGATTATTACCATGTTTTGATACACATAagaaataaacttaaaaatatcCAATGGCCACAATATGAATTAGCATCTTATTTATTATGGTTGAAACTAACACTCTCGATCAGCTCATGGCTTGATCAACATGATCTTAAACTTAGAAGTAAAATGGCCAAATTCAATAAGTCAAATCCAAActtaatcccaaacaccctctaaacttTAAACTCAAGGTAAATtaaattttactttatttaaCTTTAAGTGACATATGTCTAAACGTTATATTATTATCAATATATACTAAAGAGAGTGAAAGTGCACAGTGGTAGTGATAGGAATCGATACGGACAATTACGGATTAACAAGGAAATAAACTGAAATTGATAGATGATTCTATAGAAACACAATACGAAGATAACTATCATCGAAGTGATCCCGGGCTAAGCCCTTCTCCACAAGGGAGCCTCTCCACAATGGAGCCTAAACAAATAACAAACTCTCCTCCCTTTACATGATCTATTCCCCCTTATTTATAGCATTAGAAATTACACTTCCCCCCTCTCACAATTGAACTAAGACAAATAAGTAACAACTAGAATAGGATTTCTATCAATACTCCCCCTTCAAAAAAAGTCTTGTCCTCAAGACTTTGATCAAGAGCGTGTCCCAGAAACCCAGTAAAGGCCTCCTCTGATGAGTCTTCTGGCGGTCGAGGCTGCCCATGCACGACCCAAAAGTGCCACATAACCGAAAACGTCAATCCCATTCCATTGAAAAGACGGTGAGACAATGAATCATTTCCCCTATCAAATGGAGCTTTTCCCTTCTCATGCAATTTCAAAACAGAAAAAATAAGGCCCACAACCATTTTCTGCCCCACACCACGACCCAGATCAGCAAAATCCAGATCCACAACTGTTTTCAGCCCCACATCGTGACCCATCACTGGTTCAGAGCCCAATTTCCAGTGTACAATATCATATATAGCCCAATTAGCCCTAGTCGACATCAAACTTCCCGGACCAGACGACTTATCTTCAGAGCCGGAGATGAGCACAGTCAATTGAGCTACAGGAGACGAAGATCCATAATAAGAGCTAATCGATCGTATATTAACAGCGCCAAACACATCGGATTGTGAAGTATTGATCGGAATTTTGTCAGATTTGGATCTAACGGAAGCAAGTGGCGTACCTGGAGTAGGCAATTTAGAATCATCACCTAGAGAGCGTGAATCCGTATGACCCGTCGACATCAATTGTCTACAACCACTCAAGCGTTCGTCAGATCTGGAAACTATCGTCTCCAATTGAGCTAATACCGATCCAAATCTAAAACTAGATCCCAACGACTCTTCTTCCCCTTTCTTCTCATGTTGTGTCATCCAGTTGAGCATAATTTTACGAAATTCAGCCGACTCAGCACGTTCTTCTTCCAATAATTTCAACGTGGATTTGATTTCGGTAACATCGCTCTGTAATTGTTTGATTTGAATGTCCTGAGCATCAATTCTAGCAACTGTACATGTTTCCATGGTGAAAAAGAAACAAGGGGCAATAACAAATTGGAATGAAAAAATGGAATCGAGCAATTGAAATTGAAGCGATAATTTCGGAAGTTGAATATGAAATTGAACAGAACAATGAAATTGATGAGTAGAGGTGAGGCAGGTCGGACCAATGATAGGAATCGATACGGACAATTACGGATTAACAAGGAAATAAACTGAAATTGATAGATGATTACATAGAAACACATTACCAAAATAACTATCACCGAAGTGATCCCGGGCTAAGCCCTTCTCCAAAAAGGAGCCTAAACAAATAACAAACACCCCTCCCTCTACATGATCTATTCCCCCTTATTTATAGCATTAGAAATTACACTTCCCCCCTCTCACAATTGAACTAAGACAATTAAGTAACAACTAGAATAGGATTTCTATCAGGTAGAGTCCTAACGTGAGCTTGCTTCTTTTGATTGGCtaacctttttcttttcttcaaaCGCGGTAAAAGCTTTagctttgattttttttactagtTGCAAAATGTATAGTCCAACTTTGATTTCtatatttttgttgattttattctTTTCCTTTATATTAGTTTAGAATATTCTATTTAGTAATATTTATTATTATGCTTACTTTGTTTTCTAAAATTTTTGTTTTAGctttctatttttttattatgttggtttttgtattcgtttttttattttagttttacgTCTCCGTTTTGTTATCTTTGTTGTTTTGttacttttcatcttcttctggTTTATCTTCCGTTAACATGATGTTTTTATGCAAGTGTTGTAGCAAACAGAACATGATATAGATCGAGTTCTAAAAGACCGGAAACCTGGGGATCTTAACTGTTGGATTTACTATTCAACTCATAGTTCAAATAatactttttttaatttatatcaCATTAGAAAAGAAGAAGTCGTTActataaaaaaaaacattgtcTCAGTACATAGAAACACTAAAATATGGTGCCAGCTACTAGGGGTTCTCTACCACATGTCAACCCTTTTCTCTCTACATTCAACCTGATGTGCATACTAGAAGTCAACTACGCTGAGTGAGTTCTAAATCTGGCAACTATAAACTTTAACGATTAACAGTCAATAAATAGTTTACACCATTAAGCACATACAACTTTACATTTTACAAAAACCACTGTATAATAACATATTTGCAATTATGTAATGTAACTATATTATGCACGCTATACTCTATGTATTTGATCAACCATCGATAAAACAAGAAAAGAATTGCCACTATCACACGCCCCTGTAGGTAACTGTCTATCACACGCCCCGTATGTAACCGTCTATCCCATACCCACGTTGGTAACCGCCTGTCTCACAGCCCTGTAGGTACCACGTATCTTGTACAACATCCATACTATGACACTTTACATTTCATCACATTAATATTTTGTCACTTTAAACTGTATCTTTACTTTAGCAAAACCGTTTCTTAGACTTTCACGTTTTAAGGAAAACATCACGACTTTACTTTGAAAACATTGTGAATATGCACACCACCCAAAAAAAGTAAAGTAAGAGGGGTCTAGAAACTCACATGCTTGCAGTTaacaacatagtactatagtgtCTATGCTAGAACAAGAAACACATGATCTGTGTAAAAGTTAATACCTGAAAACTTGTCGCGTTACAATATTCTCTAATAAAGTCACTGTTAAAGTCGTCGACAAAGTTGCCATCATTATTGCCTAACTCGCGTTAGGACTTTCACATCATTGCGAACAAAGTTGTTGAGCATGAACAAATTCGCCAAGCATTAACAAGTCGCTGGTAAGGTTGCTGATAAAGGTGCCCATACGAGGATTTTCACTTGTAGTCTCGTTTTCAACTAGAAATCACAACTTTTTACGTTCAAACATTTGTTTTACTTCCATTCAACAATATATAAGCTTTTTAGCTTGCCTAACACGTAAAAAATCCGATCTTTATactaaaaacccaagttttcccAAAAACCCAAAACTTCACTAATCCTATATTTATGGTCGATTGTTACCTGATTTGAAGCACGACGATCCTATGATAATCCTTAAATATTCAACGATTTATTACAAACTTCCAAATCCGAattctttgtatttgattctattCCCCAACTTTCTCTGTCTAGAATCCCACTTTCTATCTCAAGAACTTTTGAGAAGATAATACCTATGGAGATCAGAGTTCTATATTTTTCCTTTTATGGATGGGTTTTGAGGCCTCTTACTccttcatgggttttctttttttcCTAATTACCCTATAAACTCCTTTGAACAAAATAACCCCATAAGccttatatattattatatttttttctaCTATTTATAAAACTTTAGGTGTTACAAGTCAGGTCTTCTTACAATAGGTTTCATCCTCGAAAACTGATATTCCGTAAGTAGATACGGATACAACTCTCTCTTATCATCCTTCGACTCTCAAGTAGCTTTTGAACCTTTTCTGTATTACCACCACACTTTAACCAGGCGAATCATTTTCTTTCGTAATTCTCTCTCATTCCGATAAACTATGGCTAAAGGCTTCTCAATGTAATTGAGTCGCTCGTCCACCACCATATCCATAAAAGGCACTGAcagaccgtgtcgtcccgatcagtcaaaaacccaattaacctaggtagctagggtaagtcgaaTATcatatccacgaagagcatgtggtcagtattgcacgacttgtttgatttatttatgtaacaccccaaaataaaaaaaattatgtattaTGTTAATTATAATTTGGTTATAACCAAAGGTAAcataactaggaataattaacctagttagtaaattgtattggAAAACAATAAGGAAAACAAGAACTAATAACCCTCTTTAAAGATCCTTGaaactagagggactaaaagGGATAAGTGTGAAAGAAGTTTTAATTAAAATGAATCAAaaaccaaaacacacacacaaaggtGTGGTTTGGTTGACATATACAAGGAGAAAAAAGGGTTCTTCttatcaaaaccctaaactcaTCAAAATTGATCAAAATCAAGAGAAATCGAGCTAGGAAATTGGGGCTTTAActaaattcgtgatcacctaagCAAGGGaatcacaaggtatgtcaaattttgtaatttggtgatATCTTGAATTATGATGAACACTCATAATCGAAATTCTAGGGTGAATGTTGAATATATTAATGATATAGACATGAGTACAAGTCTAGGAACAAACTCTAGACGTAAACTTGTTAAATTATTGCCATGAATTAGTGATTCGGTTAGCTAATCATATATATGCTAAGTGGGTGTATGATAATGTGATGAACACTTAAATTAGAGTGTTAAATTTATGAAATTTAAACATATGATGCAAGTCCTAGATGttgttcatgaacactagacatagaggttTGATTATGATGTTAAAATTTGGTTAAAAGAAGGTCCATGAGTTAGATAAAAGATGCATAAGAATCTTGCccgcaaggtgtttgttaaaatgctcgAATGAATGTTGATATGATGAAATTATTAAACAAACCCGTAATTGGCTAATTTGACTAATTACGTGTGATATGGGATAATACGGGTTCTAAACATGATGTTGATTGAACTTAATTGTGCATATCATATGATTAAAGGTagttgacttttgaaagtcaaacTAACCAACGATGAAGTCGAATAATAATTTCAACATAAAAtccgtaagatggaatagtcgtaattaattatgactaatctaactgtcttacgaattatgatgatagtttgacgcttgacaagctaggtggaagctttggaaggaagcgggtcaaacgaatcgcGTATTAAGGAAAAGCGTATTTAGGATGGAAGGTAAATAAAGCTTACACCCTTTTGTAAGATACATATTTATTTTATAGGTTATAAATACGACAAAGGTTATATCcgaatatgggttccgacacGAAATGATATGGGTCGGAacaaataaaatgataaaaaccatgttAAATGGTAAAAAGGGGCGAAATGGCAAATTAGTCATGAGATGACAtatataaaatgagtttttgaatggCTACTTTATAAGGTAAGCCTAAACgaataataagggtaaaatggtGATTTAGTCACGTATGGACGGATAAAAGTTGAAGTGTAAACGACACCATATGACATAAGCCATATTTTGTTAAACGCGTAAGAAATGGATTTAAAAGATATAACCATATGGTGAGAAATCCGAAATGGGTTAAataatgaaatggtaaataaataTTATTCAAATATAAGTGCAAAATGTTTGgtcgtttagaccaaacgggtaAAATGGTAATGTTAACATCATTTGACAAATAACGACTAATAAGTGCTTGTCGAGTCTAGTGCTCACAAGGTAAAACGGCTTATGGAATTTACGTTGCTATGAATTAGAAAATTATTAAGGCaaagtattaaaacgggtcaatacttTGACCCGATCCAGGTACGCGTAATTAAGATTATAGTTAAACGTGCGATTTCGGTCAAATATCTTAttgaaagtccttcgtcgtacaatgagggactaaagttgactaAAACGCCCTTGATCGATAAATCGAGTaaacgacccttaaaggttgGTTAGGAACATGTAAGCCTTAGATAATCATAAAAGTTATAGGCATAAGCCTTTTGGGTCAAACGTCTAAAAATGGGTTTTCCCGTAAAATGACTAACCGAATGGTAGTATTCGGAATAATTCAAAACAAAGTCTTAACGCATACCAGAAAGGTTGCATTAATAATGACTTTGGAAAAGTACCCAGTTGATGGGTAAGATTATATAAATATGCGTAAATAGAGAAACAGGAACGCGGAttaaaagtcaaaagactcggatgaTGAGCTGTGACTAAAAGATGATGAATTCACGCAAGGAATTCAGGATAAGTATGTTTAATCTTATAAGGTTGAACGGGTTGAGATAATATAAAAAGGAAAACGCAAATTAGGTTACGGGGGCGTTAAAAACATTAGGATAAAGAACATGGATAACGGGTTGTAAAGAAATATGGGTGTAAACCGGATAACGGTAAGCGGAGAACAAACCGACGCGTAAATGATGTAAGAAGTCATAGATTCGGAAGAATAGTCCAAAAAAATGAATGTAGCCTTAGATTACGGTTAAACTTAATAGAATTCAAAAATGGAACTAAATGATTTTTAAACTTAAAAAGGGTGCCTTGACACCAAAAACATATTTTAAGAATGAAATAAGTAAAGGGATGATCTATGGGATCACCATAACCTTTTGGTAGTAAACAGTGCGAAGGTCTACGGGACCGAACGACCATCGGGTCACGAATAAAAAGAAATG
This genomic stretch from Helianthus annuus cultivar XRQ/B chromosome 8, HanXRQr2.0-SUNRISE, whole genome shotgun sequence harbors:
- the LOC110873917 gene encoding uncharacterized protein LOC110873917, with product MAGNKSKNMKLINDHLRKINKPFVKSIKSPDGDIIDCVLFHLQPAFDLPELKNKISVMVQPELPKEDYHKTGTNPEIKQLWSLKGESCPNGTIPIKRTSAGDILKTNSIPKFGKKYSRKDTQPTPGHEHSIGYVREGEFYGAKAILNVWKPNVTGLDFSLSQIWVVADVPTRPVNTIEVGWHVYPSANSDNLPRLFALWTPDGYRSGCYNMLCPGFVQTNSKVCLGASIKPISTYNGKQYEIALLVWKDPNSKDWWLRVGTEVIGFWPAELFTDLHDRANRIDYGGEVYSATYSGTHTSTQMGSGHFQDEGYKKAAFARNLEMVDQDNYLREVSNLNIFVEKPNCYGINNGHSDAWGNYIFFGGPGYNPNCL